The following DNA comes from Pristis pectinata isolate sPriPec2 chromosome 8, sPriPec2.1.pri, whole genome shotgun sequence.
AATTCTATCCTTTCTTTGGAAAAGTGCTCAGAATCTGGGATGGATGTGCTAAGCTTTACAGTAATAATTAGGATGGAGGAGAGTGGTGAGCAACCTAGAAGGCAAGCATTCCCTGGTCCTAGGGAAAGGGTGCAAACCAGAAACTGGAAAGCTGATTTGGCAACTATGCTTCATGGTTTGGCAACCATGCTGATTTGGCAACTATGCAACAATATAATAGAGATCTTTAAAGGTAAGTATTAAGATTTGCATTTGTTTCAAAGATACTCTGCTCAGCACATGGATACTTTCAATCCAAGAAAGGTTACTCACCATAGCTGGTGTATCAGTTTCATTTATTGGCTGCCCATCGAAGCGAAACCTGATCTGTCTGATCTGCAAGCCCTGCAAGCAGAATATATTCAGCATAAAAATGATAAATTTCAGTAGGCTGGGACTTGCAATTCCATATTTTAAATGCACTCTAAATTTTGCATGCTATCTTTTCATTTATCCAACCTTGGTCTCAACACATCCAAGCTGATGGCCTTCAAGACTTTGACCACCAAGTTTAGATGGTGCTCTAGTAGTAGTGACCCTCAAAGATAAACTATTTGACTTGAAAAAGTAAACATGGTTTTCCCAAACAACCCATATCTTTGGTATTCTTCaagtccatctctgacaccttcaAAGAACAAGTTTGTGATTTTGGCTCCAACTTTATCCTTTCAACCTGCTATCCTCATTTTAAATATAAAGAATTTCATCCAAAACCATTTACTATATTTATATTTCAAACAGACTGTTTACATAGAGATTTCAGCTGCTTTTCTTAGTTTCTCAGCtgttcttgtattgagcatgagCACAGAAAAAAGTTCCACAGTTATGACCATGCATCATATGAAATGTGAGAGTAATACAGGACACCATTATGATGAGATATAGactcaattccatttttttttacctcatacAAGTCTTATTTGACTCTAATAAGACTAGCACCAATTACATAAAATATGAACAAGCACTAATTGACATCACATGTACATTTGTTCTAGTCATAAAAACTTGGAAATGTAATCTTGGTTTGAAAAGCCAGTTTGAGAGAAACATTATCCAACAACACTGGCCTCCATTAAATTCACAGTACATACCATTTCCATTTGTGGTTTGATAGTCAACTGTTATGTCATGTCATGTCAATAAATTATTACCTGTCTACTTACAATTTCTAGCAATTAACTATTGCCACTACATTGTTCCAGTACTTTGTTCAAATCTCTCCCAAATGTCAAACAACAGTTCTACCTAGCAATGAGTAGCATCCTTCCATGATGTTTGTATTTCATTTCTCCTCAATCCCACCCAATTCCCAATCCAATACACACTCCATTTGCTTTTTTCTATAACATTCAACAATCGATTACAGCATCTTTCTATTCTTAACTTTCTCCTctatcccaccccaccacctcatctACCTACCTTAATATTGTGTCCAATTACAATTGTCTTTTTGCCCAATCATAgatgtttagtttttttttctctcagactgGCTTTTATTCTGCATGTTCAATATTAGTTTTAAAAGAATTTAACTTTGAGATTATAGTATTTTCAATGTGATTTTCATTTAGAAATTGCTTTATCAGAAAACCATAATCACCAATTTCCCAattacaccaggatgttgcctggaacggagggctttggttacaaggagagattggatgggctgggattgttcttACTGGAGCACACGATGCTGAGGAGTGATCCCCCTCCCCAAgggtagggatgtctaaaactagagaacataggtttaagatgagaagggaaatatttaaaggagatctgagtctctcctccccccccccccccccccccccaggaaggTACTCAGCATATTGAACAAGCTGCTATAGGTGGTGGTAAAAGCAGAAGGCAGgtgcaatcactgtgtttaaaaagcatttggataagtacatggataagaaaagaaTAGAAGTGCATGAGCCAAATGCAAGAacatgggattaacgtagataggcatctttgtcagcatggactagttgggccaaagggcctatttctgtgttgtaccttAACTCAAGCTTTCAACATTCAGGCATAATGCTAGTCTGGCTCAACTGGTCACTTTCATCTTTAATCAAAAGATTTGCCTCAGTAATCATGTGCAACTGGGTCCTTGAAAATGTACTGTGTCAGAAGTACTTTCGAGTCTTCAACCAATTTAACATGTTTGAGAAAACAAGCAGGTTACAGCTAGggcaaggggtggagagaacagatgtAATGTACACAATAGGCTGCAAACCAAAGCTGTCAAGGTAACAGTTACTTTAaagaaaacagcagatggaggcagaaaaataaagaaacaaataaaactgctgtTATTTTAAAGtagttgttaccttgacaactttgatctgcacaccacagatattccctcttctGTTGTCTccatgaccccctccctcccaaaaTACTTCCAGTTTTTTGTAAAGTGCTCCTTGACTCAAACAAACTCTCTCCAGTTTGATTTTATTTGATCTGGTATGCActtccaacattgtttttaagaaaataggagtaggccaccaggccatTCAAGCCTGCCTcagcatttaatatgatcatggctgatccaagctGGCTTCAACTcaacttctgtgccatttctctatATTTATCCACCAGCACCTAAAGTACTTCTAGTGATCCAACTTTCACTACCCACCAggacagaattccagaggtcCATTACCTCCCGCAAGAAGAAACTTCTACATACCCTAATTCTAACTGACCAGGCTTTTATCTTGCAgttatgtccccttattcaagactccctctggtgaaaacatcccaacatctaccctgtcaagccccctgagGATCTTATAGGTTTGAAAAGGGTCAtgcctcatttttctaaactccaaggaatacaggcccaaaacATTCAGTATTTCTCAGTCgtacaaccctctcatcccagcaatTAGCCTGTTGAATATCCTTTGTATTCTTGCAATTTTACTTTGATTAggcaagggaaccaaaactgtacgcagtattccagacaaggcctcaccaacaccctatacaattgcaacaaaaccttcaatttttaaacttcaatccctttgcaatgaaggccaacgtgacaaaaatgttggttagacccaCCTGCTCGctttttgagattcatgcaccagaacacctagatcccttcgTACCTCATTCACTTGCCGTCTCATCTCTTGTGTATGACCTCAcatccccacattaaactccaattaccagtcttttgcccactcacttaatctttcAGCATCACAGTatcaagtacaggaaggagatagagagtccattggcatggtgtcaagacaacaacctttccctcaaagtcagcaaaaccaaggagctggtcattaacttcaggaagtggaggaCACACCcatgtctgtatcaatgatgctgaggtggacaCATTTGAGATGTAAATATTATCAATTTGTTCTGGTCCAGCACCTGGACACTACAGCCAAGatagcacaccaatgcctctacttcctcagaaggctaaataAATCCTGCATGTCCCCAAtgattcttaccaatttttaccgatgcaccatagaaagcatcctacccagatgaaagacagtttggtatggcaactgctctgcccaagactacaagaaattgcagagagttgtgaacgcagcccagtccactACACAAACCAGACTCCCccccactgactccgtctacactccccgctgcctcaagaaagcagctaacataatcaaagacccgccCAACCTTGTCAGTCATTCTTCTCCTGtcaggaagatacaaaagcttgagagcacgtaccaccagatttgaggacagcttcaatctcgctgttaacagactcttgaacggaccactCATAcaccaaaagatgaactcttgatttcccaatctacgtCATCATGACCCTGGCACTTTGTCTACCCGcaatgaactttctctgtaacagcaaccctatattctgcattctatgtttcttccttgatgtaattatgtatggatgacctgtctggatggcatgcaggaaagcttttcacagtatcttggcacatgtgacaataatacaccaatccAATCTTTATCATAACAttcccttccacctattttcatatatctggcaaatttggaaactttaCACACAGTCTCATCCTCCAGGTCTTTAATGTAAATCATGAACAATTGCAGAATGATCAAGAACTGATTCCTGCTGTACTCCAcgagttacatccttccagtttgaaaaggacccatttattccaactgttttctaTGAGAGAGCCAGCTTTCAATCTATTCTAACATTCTTCCTCTGATACCATGGATTTTAATTTATGcatcagccttttatgtggcaccttgtcaaatgccttttggaaatcaaatacactacatctacaggttttCATCTATCAACTCGCTtgttatatcttcaaagaattcaagcaaatttgtcaaacatttctttcataaaacctgctgactaggtttgattatattcagctttcctaaataatTAGCTATTTTCTCTGATTATAGATTCTAGCACCTTGACGACAATAGTTGTTAAACTAACTGCCctgctctttttttaaacaagggagtcacattggctgttttccaattttctgATACTTTCCCAGATTTTAGCAAGTTCTGAAAAAATTCAACCAATGGGTGCAccgtctctgcagccacttcctttaaatccCTAGCATGCAGTTTATCAACCACTGGTGACTTGCTCACATTTAGACCCTTGAGTTTCTTCtatactttatcccttgtaattGAGATTTTTATGTTCTACCATGTTACTTGAAATTAGCCCCAAGAGCTAGCTAAGCCATATAACTACCTTATAAATATTACTGCATTTATTTACATATTCCATGGCTATTTAGGTTTGGCAGTGCAAGTTGTAATCACAGACAAGCACAGTGTTATTTTGTCAAAATTTTTCTTCATATTTGCAGCCAGATTTGCTCAAATTAATAGCATGCTTTCTCCATGGGGGTTATTGACCACATCACTTAAGAGGAGAATGTAAACTTGTGCTACTGGGATCTTGGGCACTAAAATTCTGAATATGTTCATTACATACAAATTATTTGACTTCTCTGCTTCATTACCTTTATATTCAGTCTGTTTAAACACTTACACATGGCTTAAATTTTGCTTCTGTAGCACGAGCTCCCGTAATTTAGTAGAATGCATGCCGCAAATTAGATCAGGACTCAATTACATTGGTGGGCAAAATAAAGGCTTTTTACACACCTCATTTACTTTAAAAGGGTCAGCATTAAATCATGGAATTGCAAAAGAGACTCAGAAGGTGTAAATGAGGTAAAGCGAGTGTCAAAGCCACAAAGATCACTTTTCGGATGAAATCCTTGCCTGAAGCACTCAACATTAAATGTAATCATTCAACCACAGAATTAGTGGGACTGCTCTGACTACATCCCAGCAAAGTACGCCACTTACTTTATTGCTAGAAAGTACTCATAACATTGTGGAAGGTCTCATCAAGCTGTCAAAAATAGGAGCTTCTCAAAGGGAATTGAAAGTAATGAGAACATTTGGTGTAATAACTCAGTATCTCGAGGTAAATCCATTATGTACTGTGGCCTGGAGCCTTAACAACAGTAGACCAAAAGTTGAATCCCTGTTGGAACTAGGGCTTTTCACTATTCATCACAATAGTCACAACTTTTAAAGTATGACATCTAGCTAAACTATATAACTACTGAATTATTATTACTGCATTTATTTACATATTCCATTACTATTTAGGTTTAGCAGTTAATGCTCTAGTTATAGACTAACAGAGTTATTTTGTCAAAATATAATTGCACTTAGATGGCCAGGCAAGTGAAAATAGTCTGGGGATAACATTGGAGCCAAAAATCTTCAGAATAAAGAAATACAGAAAGAGTTCTTTCTGTTGTAGCCAAAATAAGCTTTAGAACCAAACTTTAAAACAACTATGCTTGTGTTTTAAAGTTACCTTTTTCCACGTTATAGATGGAAAATTAAGTTACCCCAGagtctaaaatgaaaacaaattgaaatgGTCCCCTCCCTTTCAAATAGAATTCCTCCACTAATTATGTCTGAATGCCTCTGTTGCCAACAGCGGGCTGGTCACCAACAAAGTCAACATGTAACGGGAGCACATTAATTACCACTTTTTTGGTATAAACAAACATGCCTTGTAGGGCCCTCACTGCTAGTTCTGAGCTGATGAGCTGAAAACCAGGTggattatggaaagagaaaacctACATATTGGTCTGAGTCTACTTCACAACTAATACGAAATTCAAGGATAGTTCACAAGTAAACTAAAAGACTACACAAGACAGAAAACATTGCAATACATTAATTCCAATTTTGGTAGGCATTTGTCATCTGGGCTGTTGGAACAACCACAGTAAATTTTGTTAACAGCTGAGACAAAAAGATTTCAACATATTAACACTAACCTGTCGCTCACAGTATGCTTTCATCAGTTTAATCAACGGTGTTTGCTTCTTTATCTTGAACTGTACAACTGACCCATCTTGACCAGCCACCTTCAGGTTAATATGATCATTCCTATGGTCATTTCCTTCGCTTTTCACGTTTTCCTAAAACCAGGATTAAAAACACCTTGAATTTACTATCTAGCCATGGCAAAATAAATAGAGTTCAAATATAAAAGCTGCATCAATTCAGGAGGAGACGAGACTTCAACAAAAGGAATCGCAGAAAAATTAACTGCATATGTATTGCATTAAATATATTCCAATTGTTTTTCCTGCTAGAAAGCCAAAATCCAGCTTTGTCAAACTTGATAGATAACATAAAATTGGATCCTGCAATGAAACATTTCAAAGCCCATTTGTTCAGAAACAATGAGTGATAAAACTGAAGCCAAGAAAGCAATGCAGACATGGTACATTAGATTAATGCATTCTTCCTCCTGTAAACTTCTGTTGACAACCAAAGACTCAGTGTGCAAATATGTCCATTTTGCACATTAACTATTAGAAATCACGTGATGTTCAAATTTCAAAACAATACATTTGCTACTACATTAAATCTCTGACAGTCCAGAAATTGATGCTTTGGCATCTAGCTCACTGGTTCAggtttcccatgttccctttaaaatCACCGGGTTCATTGAAAAATTTATTACTTTGCACCATCTTAAAAAAGGAGTTAAAAGTATTTTGGCATATTAATAAGaatatccaatagtccaggaAATCTGCCAATCCAAAGTACTGTATGTCCTTCACTCTAGAATGCTAGAAAGAGGGTGGCAATATGCCTCAATGGATCATCGGGGTAGTAGCATAGTGATCAAAAATTACTAAACTAGTAGCAGAACACAAGCAAACTCCATCTATAACAAGAGCACCTCAATTATAACCTGTGCGCTACATTAAAAGGTACAAATAAACCAGGGAGGTGAAATCCCAGGATTATAgtttgggaatttaaatttaatcagATTAAGATGGAATTAAGAAGTCAATTATCAACTATgacaaccatgaaactaccaaattTTCAAACAAATCTATTTATTAGTGATGCCCTCCAGGataggaaatctgttgtcctacACAGCTCAGGTTTCATGCAATTCCAGAACCACAGCAATTCTTAACTGCCCTTACAGATGGCCTAGCAAAAACCATTCaagtgcaattagggatggcagTAACACACATCCCAAGTGaattaaaataagattttttgtttaaaatataagAGGCTGGGAGACTGAGAGAAGGAATTATGAAACCAGGAGCATCACCTGATGAAAGCATTACACCAttgatggagcaattaaaaatCAGATGAGCAAAACATGGAAAACTCAGGATTGCAGGGCTGGAGATTGCAACACCAGACAGGCACAGGGGTCTTTGAAAACTAGGACAACATGaacattgcttaaatggaagccAATTTAGGCCACAAAGCACAAGGAGGATGGATGAACAGAATGGTGCACTAGGATACAGGCAATTGACTCTTGGTTAAATGTTGCAAGATGGAAGGCCATTCaaaactgttaaaaaaaatttccagAAACAAATGACATCATAAATTTGGGTCTCAGTGGCAGAAAAGCAAAGCTATGGAAGGAAGTCAAGCAATGTTAAAGGCAAAATTGGGAAGTCTCCTTTAAGGCACTAGTGCAACTCAAATCAATAAAAGGTAAAGATGTGTGAATTGTTTGCTTCAGCCTCATTCTACGTGCATGATAAGGAGTTAGTGACTAGGGCAATTTATGGCAGGGACCAAAGACAATACCTTCTGTACACCTAAtattttgttggaggaaatttctgcataTCCAGTTCTGGATGTCAGGCAAGCAGTATAACAATTTAGAGGATATGGGTGGGGTTGGTTGGGGGAAGGTGATGTCAAGAAAAATTGATAACATGATGGACCAAGCTGCTGTTCACATGTAGTACAACGCATTGCATTTTCATACAAGATCATGATTTAGCAGCATTTGGATGAAAAACTGGAAGAGTCCAAGGATAAATCCCCCTGTAATCACATTTAAAACTTTACTGCACATCTTTAAACCTCCAGAGTCATGCCACATTCTTTACTACTGCCATCTCCTCTGACCATCACACCATTCAAAATCCTACTATGGATATCTTAGTTCTACTTTTTGGAAGTTTTTTCCCAAACCCCTGTCATACCGAATGCAATCTTTGATCAATCTTTTTGCCTCAAGATAGTGTAATTTTAGCACAGCTTATGCTGGTAAACTggcaaattagtttattattctcacaaggtacagtgaaaaacttggttttgcatgccatccatatagatcatttcatcacatcagtacattgaggtagtacaaggggaaagcaataacagaatgtagaataaagtgttacaggatagaagctgtccttaagccatgtacatgctttcaggcttttgtatctcctgcccaatttggaggggggagaaagagaatgtctggggtggatggggtcctcgattatgttggctgctttaccaaggcagcaagaagtgtagacacagaggggaggttagtttccatgacatgctgagctgcgtccacaactctctgcagtttcttgcaggtcTCAGGCtcagcagatgccataccaagccatgatgcatccagataggatgttttctatggtgcatctataaaagttgatGAACGTCAATGCAGACacaccagatttctttagcctcctgagaatgAAGGGCactttcctggccatggcatccataTGGTTGTATACTTTGCATACTCAAGTGGTCCGGGTGTCTACTTGATACATTATCTAAGTTCAGTAAACTTGTCCTGCAGTGTTGGACATTCACATCAACTTGGTCATTGGAGGATAAACCTCAGAGCTGTACTTTAGGAATATGATTTGTGCTGTATAGGCTGTTTGGAGATTATACCTATGTATGAATTTTGTTTTCCCGATCATTCTAAAACTATTTCTCCCTGCAAACCTTTCTTCTGGCTGTTGAACTGATCAGTCATTTAAGGGTCTGTTAATCAGTCCAGATCAAGTTTAAAGCtttgttcaatttttaaaaattacaatctGCAGCTGTAAAATTTCTTTAAGAAATGTGCACCAGAAGGAATGATATTTTTCTGATGCCAGTAACACTAATTTTTTTGGTCTTTTGTTGCATATTTGTTTGATTAGTCATACATTGTATTAATAGCATCCATTAAAAGGGGCAAGTACTACTACTCAATGAGAATGGGGCCTCAAAAGTCAGAAAAGGCCATGAGCTACTTTTCAAGAAATTACGTTCTACTGGGATTGAGAAATGTATTCACTTGTTTGTTTAATAGTGTCAGAGTCTAATATTATGCAGGCAACTGGAGGAAAAGGCACTCATTTCTGTCTTGATTCCAAATTGAAGTCTGCTGGTAGTATATAGTTATGATTTAACTTTCAAATGTAGACAATTGCTACCAATgggaatcaattttttttaaactagtatTCCAAATCCTGTTAAAGAACTTGCAATTAATGTGATGCCTGCAATATGGGAAAAAACCAAAAAGGTTAAAATGCAGATCCTTTATGGTGATAACAGTCATACCACTAGAAACAACATTAATATAGCACATATGGCTAATCAAACAATTATGCCACATtaagcaacaaaaacagaaaaagcaattAAATAATATTACTAGTTACAGGGAGATACCACATCTACTGGTGCACACAACTCTTAGAAAGAAACTTTAGAATTGCAGACTGCATTGTTTTCATTGAACAGAGTTTTGAGTATGGTCTAGACTGAAACTCCCCAACTGAATGACTTATCAGTGCAATAACTACAAGAAAAATTTGGATGGATAACCAGTTTTATGGACAGCCAGAAACAAAATTTACATTTGGTTGTAATCCCCCAACACTACGTACTTCACAAGTCATAATTCTGAAAGATAGCTCTCAATGGTTTATGCTGTAATGACCAAGATGATGTGAAGAGTTTGTACATCTAACAAGATTACTGAACTTCAGCAAGGGGCAATATCAAACAGAACCACTCAAGAATGCAAGATACACAAACAACATAATGCCATTGAAACCGTATGCTCTGCAACAAGAAACCTTGATACACAATTTCCCCTCAGAATAATATTACTTGCTGATGCAATCAACTTTTCCTGATCAAATTTCttaaagtagttttaaaaatgCTCATTTTCCCAATGAGTAAATACCTTATTCAGCATTGAAGCTGGAAATTGCTGAAATGAACAAAATACCACAGATACTGGTAATCTTAACTTTAgctaaaatgctgggaatatcaAAGTCAAGTAAAAACTAATTAAAGATCAAACCAAAACTTAACTCTCATTACCAGATTTCAAGCACTTTCTTAAATTGTAGTAACTGAAATATGTTTCCCAGATGTACACTAGACATGCAGATCCAGAAGACACACAAATCTGCAACGTTTTTTTGAAAAGATGTGAAAATTTTGAACGTCTACCATGCTCTGAAGGCCATTTTGTCCGGGAGAAGCTCCAAATGAAAAATCTGATGTCTTCCTTAATacagtatccaaaacaaaaaGCGACAAAATCCCAAGTACACATTTCAAAGCTGCAATGgccaaacaaaataatttaaattatcaGTTTATTTTACAATTGAGATCCAATCTGGAAAGTAACTGCACACAAGATTTTCATTTGTGGAAGGCTTTAGAAAGTAGGCGGCTGGGAAGAAATAAGTTGCAAATTCTTTTTGGATACTAAAAGATTAGAGATTAGACACATATTGCCTTCGGTTATAATTAGTTATCATTATGGGTGAAGAGGACCATTCCAGCAAACTGCTTTCGTTTCCTGAATTGATATATTGAAGTGAATTCGAACTGTCAGCTTCGAAATAGGGAAACGTGACCGCAGAAACACAACGGCCGAATAATTCAGTGCAATAGCGGATATAATGCTCGTCCGGCCTCAGTCTATTGGATTGTAAAAACTGGGAGGCTAAACGTCGCCACTCCGGGGACTCTGGCAGCCGGAAGTGTGTAGGCCCAGGCGCCGGAGACAACCACACAACGTAGCCGAAT
Coding sequences within:
- the LOC127573388 gene encoding small ubiquitin-related modifier 3-like isoform X3 codes for the protein MAEDKAKGENVKSEGNDHRNDHINLKVAGQDGSVVQFKIKKQTPLIKLMKAYCERQGLQIRQIRFRFDGQPINETDTPAMLEMEDEDTIDVFQQQTGGIC
- the LOC127573388 gene encoding small ubiquitin-related modifier 3-like isoform X2, with amino-acid sequence MPLKCVLGILSLFVLDTVLRKTSDFSFGASPGQNGLQSMENVKSEGNDHRNDHINLKVAGQDGSVVQFKIKKQTPLIKLMKAYCERQGLQIRQIRFRFDGQPINETDTPAMLEMEDEDTIDVFQQQTGGIC
- the LOC127573388 gene encoding small ubiquitin-related modifier 3-like isoform X1, whose product is MREQALKCVLGILSLFVLDTVLRKTSDFSFGASPGQNGLQSMENVKSEGNDHRNDHINLKVAGQDGSVVQFKIKKQTPLIKLMKAYCERQGLQIRQIRFRFDGQPINETDTPAMLEMEDEDTIDVFQQQTGGIC